The region TACCAATGGTACGCCGTATGCCGAATGGTCGTGGGCCGCCCGCTTGTTCGGCTACGTCGAGGAAGCAGCGATCTCTGGGGCGATCGACTGGAATTGGAATCCTGGCTTTCTTGCCTCTGCTCCACCTACGATTAAGGAAGTCGTGTCTGCGAAAATATCTTCGTTCTATTGTCCATCCGACGACAGCGTGAAGACGAATTTCAACGAAGGCGGTACCTGCTATTCGGGCCAGTACGTCAAGGAAGGCAACGGTCGCATTTCATATGCGGGTAATTTTGGTCAGGGCCAAATGGAAGCACCACGAAAGCCCAAGGGAACGGCAGTTGACGGTGTCTTCGGCTACAACCATGGCGATAGTTTCAAGAAGATCACGGATGGTACCTCACACACCCTTTTGACCGCCGAGCAGTTGCCCGGCGGCGTCTGCTCGATTCGCGGTGTGTTCGCCTACGACGAGGGACCTCTCTTCATGCAAGATTTTCCGCCCAACAGCACCACCCCCGACTTGGTCCGCTGGTGCGATAGCTCCGACAAATTACCGGGGGCCGCTGCTCCGTGCATCGACACGGTTTCAAAATTGAATATGGTGCGGCACACGTCACGCAGCCGGCACCCCGGCGGCGTGATGGCCGGTTTCTGTG is a window of Pirellulales bacterium DNA encoding:
- a CDS encoding DUF1559 domain-containing protein, whose translation is MYSLRYESRLRHAFTLVELLVVIAIIGILVALLLPAIQSAREAARRTQCTNHCRQIGIALQNYHGVNGSLPPGYGPLPPNGFGTGVTNGTPYAEWSWAARLFGYVEEAAISGAIDWNWNPGFLASAPPTIKEVVSAKISSFYCPSDDSVKTNFNEGGTCYSGQYVKEGNGRISYAGNFGQGQMEAPRKPKGTAVDGVFGYNHGDSFKKITDGTSHTLLTAEQLPGGVCSIRGVFAYDEGPLFMQDFPPNSTTPDLVRWCDSSDKLPGAAAPCIDTVSKLNMVRHTSRSRHPGGVMAGFCDGSVRFITSEIAVATWQAYGTPRGEEVVE